The sequence GGGCTCACCTTTAGTTGCACCATAGACAGATCCACTACTAAGATGCACCAGTCCAGCCACAGAGGAGATGAACACAATGCTCCCAACCCCAGATGCTTTTAAAAGAGGATGTGCAAGTTGGGAAAAATGGAAAGCGGATTCCAAATTGGTCGACATGATTTTAGCATAATCCTCACTCGAATACTCGACCGTTGGCTTCCTTAAATTAGTTCCAACATTGTTTACCTGAACACAAATCAAATTGAGAAACCTTCATAAGGGTAAAGAGAATGATTCAAACCCCTGATGGAAACTTACATGATCACTATATGGTCCAACAAGAAAAAGCTACACTATACTGAAACGCCACAAAGCTAAAGACTCAACCAGTTCAAGGCTAGGAACAACCAAATAGATTGGTTCGATGGTTGTTCTGTAGACTTATAAAGATGCTGAGCTATTGCAATAAGCGATTAAGAGAATGATTCAAACCACTAACTTGTGCCAGTAATGTTCACTAACAGATAGAAACTTAAATGAGTCCAACAGAAGAAGCTATAACCTTTTTAAGTTACATTTATTGATTCAAAGCAAAACGACCAGTTCAAGGCTAGGACCaaccaaatgttttttttttctgtcggATAAGGAACTTGTAAGGATGCTGAGCTAATGTAATAAGCGATTACAAGATCAGTTTATGTGTAGAAGAGAAGCTTACAAGGATGTTGAGCTTGCCGTTAAAGACAGACGAAACCTCCTGAATCAAATTCTCCCTCTGATCCCTAACCGACGCATCGCAAACCGAACCGGTTACCACTAAACCATTTGACTTCCAATCATCCAAGCATGATTTGAGCTCCTCCTGGCTCCTTGAACATGTATGAACCGTTGCCCCGAATCTCGCTAGCTCCTCCACGACCGCTCGCCTTAACAGgtttatcaatcaatcaatcaatcaccaaaccatgcaaaaaaaaaaaaaaaaaaaactcaaatcgaAATTAAGAATCGGATCTAAATTGATGCTATACCCGATTCCGCGAGTACCACCGGTTACCAGAGCGGTTTTTCCGGCGAGGGACCATCTCTTGTCATTATTCTCCATCGTCACTCTCCTCCACGAATCACACACTCTGCGTCTGCGGGCGAGTGAAGTGGGGATGTTTCTTATTAGGCCTCGGCTTACTAAAGGCCCAGGCCCATTAAAAATAAGATTCGGCCCATCTTGAAGCGCTCGAGCGAGATAGAAAGGTGAGAGCAGCATCTATAAACAAAAACGAAGTTAATATGTAGCAATCTGCGAAATGCTCTAAAACGCTGTCATCGCCCGCCCCGATCAGTCTTCacgtctcttcttcttcgttgttACCATCGAATCGAGATTTCAGTTCGCCGGAGAAAAACTCGCCGGATAACAAATCGGAAGTAGCTGCCCAGCTCAATCTCTGGTGAGGCAAAGTTTCTATTCTCACATCGGTGGATGGTTTATTGACCTCAGTCTCGTGATTCGTGAAGTGATGAAGATGGATGATAGATCCTCTTCCTGTGTTTTTCCTTGAAATGATTAGGATATGATTGAAAAATACGAAATCTAGGTTTTCTATCGAGTGGTTAAGATGATTCATCGTAGCATAGATAAGTTTGAATGATTCGTTTATTGTTTAACTAACACAACTTTCCGTGAGCTTCCATGGCATAAGCTAAGATGTAGCTGTGGCAGAATGATATTGCCAAGTCTGCGCATATATGTGATATTTTCTGATATACCAAAGTTATAGCGGTAATTGATTATGTGTGACTTGATAATGTGATATTTGATTATCTCTTTTAGAGTTGTAGCTTTTATACTTTATGTAAGTCTGGCGTTTTGTATGAGTTACTAGTGTGAGTTGTGTGGCAACGGGCAACTGAAGTTTTGGATTTTGACGTTTTAAACAGAAATCAACCCGGGTAGTGAGTGAGCTGGAGTGAGGTGTCCGTCATGCAGAGTTAGGAACTTAACTCTCCCATTAGGCTATCACCTTTTTTTCGGTTACTACTTGTGTAACTCCCTCTCTTGTCCTCTCTGTTGTATGAGATCTAATTATATTCGCTGGTAGAATTTGTACATCTTTAACTGATACTGCGCTTTTGTCATTGTTAATATCGTTCCATCTCTGTTTGGATCTTGGTGTTTGATTAGAATTGTGGGTTGAATTTATTGTGAAAATCggtaatttgattttttttctcctgCAGCTTGTTTGATTCAGTGCTATTGTAATGATTCGTCCCCTTCTTTTGTTGAAACTCAGCACTTTATAAGTCAGGATactctattaaaactgaaatctTGTCGAAATATTCTTGTTGAAACGGTAGTGGTATCTATTTTTTGTACCTTTTTGGTCAGATTCTGCGTCGTTACCGATGGAGAGCTTGGCGCAACTTGAGGCATTATGCGAGAGATTGTACAACTCACAGGATTCAGCTGAGAGGGCTCACGCTGAAAATAGTCTGAGATGCTTTTCCGTGAATACGGATTATATATCACAATGTCAATACATTCTCGACAATTCGTCAAAACCTTATTCCTTGATGCTCGCTAGCTCGAGTTTGTTGAAGCAAGTGACGGATCACACCCTGCCGCTGAATCTTCGCCTTGATATAAGTAAACTTCATATGCAATCCTCCAACCCATATGCCTAGATGTATCTCTTTTCTGGcgtttaatatctttttttttcctggtGTTGTGTTGGTTTTCCTAGGGGCTTATATAGTGAATTATCTGGCTACAAGAGGACCGAAGATGCAACCATTTGTTATTGCTTCGCTCATTCAACTGCTTTGCCGGCTCACAAAGTTTGGATGGTTAGATGATGATAGATTCAGGGATG is a genomic window of Brassica napus cultivar Da-Ae chromosome A2, Da-Ae, whole genome shotgun sequence containing:
- the LOC106422738 gene encoding tropinone reductase homolog At5g06060 gives rise to the protein MENNDKRWSLAGKTALVTGGTRGIGRAVVEELARFGATVHTCSRSQEELKSCLDDWKSNGLVVTGSVCDASVRDQRENLIQEVSSVFNGKLNILVNNVGTNLRKPTVEYSSEDYAKIMSTNLESAFHFSQLAHPLLKASGVGSIVFISSVAGLVHLSSGSVYGATKGALNQLTRNLACEWAGDNIRTNCVAPWYIKTSLVKPLLEKKGFEEAIVSRTPLGRVGEPEEVSSLVAFLCLPAASYITGQVISVDGGFTVNGFSYTM